Genomic segment of Myxococcales bacterium:
TTTCCTTTTTCCTGGGTGTGCGGTCGGCACAGGCCGATCCGCTGGATACCTACGGCTTCGGCACGCGCGCTATCGGCATGGGCGGCGCCTTCACCGGCCTGGCCGACGATTACTCGGCCGTCTTCTACAATCCGGCCGGCATGGCGTACACGGAAGACACCCACCTGGCGTTCGGCTACATCACCGCCCGCGATTACTTCGATCTGAACCTCGAACCCGCGCCCGGCACCTCCAAGCGCGAAGCGAACGACCTGAACAAGCTGGAGCGGCGCCGCACCAACATCGACGACACCAACGGCTACTACGTCGGCTTCACCTCGCGGCTCAACAAATACCTGGCCTTGGGCATGCTGGCCTATCTGCCGACCGACGTGGTGATCCGGTTGCATCCGATCGACACCCATCTGCCGTCGTTCATCATGTACGAAAACCGCGTCAAGCGCGGCGAGACCTACGTCGGCTTCTCCTTCATGCCGATTCCCGCGTTCAGCGTGGGCGGCGGCGTCAGTATTTTCGCCAACAGCAAGGGCACGTTTTCCATTCCGGTCAAGATGGAGGGCGGCGACCTGACCTCGCAGACCAATTCCGAGGCGCAGAAACTCGACATTCCTTCCGACCTGACCCTCGATTTTCCGTTCAGCTACACGCCGTACGCCGGCGTCATGGTGCGGCCCTTCGAATGGCTGCGCCTGGGCGCTTCCTACCGCGGTTCGTTTCAGTGGGACGTGACGGTCGACGTGCGGGCGCGGCTCGACCTGGAAAATTACACGATCAACCTGTCGGAACTGGATCAAATCGCGCCGGGCCTGCTGCCGCTCAAGGGAACCGTGGAAATCCGCGCGCCGGCCTTGGGCAACCGCGTGTTGCGTGTGCCACTGGAACTCGACGGACTCGACGGCTCGCTGGTCGTCAACGCCTCGCTGCCGATCCGCGTCGTGGCCGACATGAGCGATCACTGGAAACCGCAGGAGGCCGCGTTCGGCGCCTCGGCGAAGATCGGCGACGCCTGGACGCTGACCAGCGACGTCACCTGGTACGACTGGTCGGAATATCCGGCGCCCGACCTGCGGCTGACGGTCGACGATTTCACCGTCAAGCTTTCGACCCTGCCCACGACCCTGCAGGCGCGCCTGCGGACGCTGTCGGTGCCGATCATCGGCACGGTGGGGCCGTTGCCGCCGGTGCAGGTCGCCGTGCCCGGATTACGCACCGCCCTCAAATTGCGCCTGCCCTCGAAGGCGATCATCAAACCCCGGACGCACGACATTTTCGTTCCCCGCCTCGGCGTCGAGCACCACTTTTCGCCGATCTCCGGTGTGCTCTGGGTGCAGGAAATGCAGTTCGCCGCGCGGGCCGGCTACAGTTATCAGCCGTCACCCTTCGAGCCCGAAAGAGGGTACGTCAATCTGGTGGACACCGACAAACACGTCGCCAGCGTCGGCGCGGGAGTGACCTTCAACCGCAATCTTTCCCTCGATGCCTATGGACAGTATCATTACCTCGTGCCGATTCGCATCGAGAAGGACCTGGTGGATTCCGACTATCCCTTCGACGCGATCGAGGCGAGCGGCTATGTTCTATCCACCGGCGTGAGCATGTCGTACCGCTGGTGAGCGATTCCGGGAGGCCGATGATGAGCGAGAAAAAAAGTTTGCCCGAGCGCCTTAAAAAAAACCTGACCAAACGGGCGATGAAATACCTCAGTACGCCGGAAGGCATGAAGAAATTCCAACAACTGCTGGAGTCCAAAAAGCGCGCCGACCGGTTCCTGGGCGCGATTTACGGCCTCGCGGGTCTGCCCAACCTCGCCGACAAGCAACAGGTCGAATGGGCCGTCGATCGGCAAGCCAAACGCCTGCGCGATCTGTCGGGGCAGGTGGAGAAAGTCGAGAACCTGCTGAAACGCCTGGAAGGGCTGCTCGACGAAGCCCCGGCCAAAGCGCCCGTTCCGGCGCCGGAACCCGTCGTGGCGCCGCCGCCTCCGCCGCCGGTCGTCGAAGCGCCGGTCGTCGAAGCGCCGGTCGTCGAACGGCCGGTCGTGAAAAAGCCGATCGACAAGCCGCGCGTCGCGAAGGCCCCGGCCAAACCGAAACCGGCCGCCAAGGTTCCCGAGAAAAAAGCCGTCGCTCCGAAAAAAACCGCGAAAAAAGCCGCGCCGGCCAAACCCAAGCCCAAGCCGGCCAAGCGCCCGAAACCGCTGGGCGCCGTCCCGCAAAAAACGTTGCTGTCCGGCAGCAAAAGCCTGCTGGATCTGAATTTTAAAAAGAAGAAGTAGGAACATCCCGACCGCGGCGCTTCCACATTTTCGTCATTCGGAGGCTTTGCCAAGGTAGGAGCGGCTTAGCAGCCGCGATACTTTCATCGATCCTTGGTAGGAGCGCCTTTTCAGGCGCGATCCGGTATCGCACCCGGAAGGGTGCTCCTACGGATGAAAACCCTCGCCGTCTTTTCGTGCCGCTGATATTCGAAAAAGCTTATCCGTGCGGATGACGAATGCTTCGCCGGCCTACCGAAGGTCAACGTCCGCTTCAGGCCGGCAAACGCCGCACTTGCTTCTCGATGTGGCGGCGAATCTTTTCGTAATTCACCGGCGGACCCGCAAACACCGGCTTGCCGTTGATGAAAATCTCGTCGGAGCGGCCCCATTCGGCCATGGCGGTATGTTCCGAAACGTCGATTTCACGGTACACGACCCAATCGCCGAACTCGGCGGCGGCGCGGCGGGCGCGTTCGAGGTTGAGGTTTCCGACCATACACCAGCCGTTGACGAAGGCGGTCACGGTGACCTTGCCCGGCACGTTCGCGGGTAACTCCCGGCGCGGCCGGAACCAACGCGGCTTTTGCGCCTCGGCGGTGAACGGCTTCCAGACCAGCAGCGAAACGCCGTTCCGATCCGCTTTTTGATAGCCGTGCTTTTTGAACCACGAGGCCTTCATCCAAACCGGAATCCATAACCCCCAAGCGGCCATCCCCGTGGCGCCGAGCGCGCGGGCGTCGGCTTCGGCGGCCGCGAGCAGCGCGCGGCCCATGCCGTGCCCTTGAAAATTGCCGCGGCCCGTCTTATGGCCGTGCACCCAGATGCAGGGAATGAAGTAGAGCCCCCGGCCGTCGACGGTCGATTGCTCGATGGGAAGGTATTGGATCATGCCGCCGACCATGCCGTTGTCATCCACCGCGAGTTTGGCGCACAGGCCGCGGGCGAGAAAGCGATCGATCCAGCAGGCGCGGCGCGGTCCGGCATCCTTCGCCTCGGTCGATTCTTCTTCGAGGCAGCAGGCGAACTGCGCTTTGTGCTCGGCCGCGAGTTCAATGATTTTCATGAGTAAATTGTAGGCGCGGCTCGCCGCGACGTAAAGGCGAGCGACCTGAAAGAAAAGCGATTCAGAGAAAACGGATCACGGCGCGGTTGCCGGTCTGTTCCCAATAGCCCTCGGGTAAAAGGCGTTCGTAAAGCCAGCGGGCGTTTTTCGGCTCGGCGGGTCGCGGGGTAAAATCCGTTTTCAGGTTGTTGTTGAAAAACGGGATGATGGTGATCGACTTGAGTCCGCGCCGCGTCCATTCGACCTTGGTCACCCAACTGTAATCGAAGCGCAGATTGCGGGGGCCCTTCTCCAGTTCGATTTGGCGGATGCCGTGGAAGATGAAATTGCCGATCGAGTACAGGACCGGTACGCCGCGTATGATCTCCATGGTCTGCGGGATATGCGGATGGTGCCCGATCACCAGATCGGCGCCTGCGTCCACGGTGATTTGGGCGTATTTTTTTTCTTCATCGCTGATTTTCGATTTGTTGCATTCGCCCCAGTGCGGCAGGGCGACGACGAAATCGGCTTTTTTCTTCGCTTTCTTGATGGCCTTGCTCCAGGGTTTTCGCTCCAGCGGCGCCACGCCCGCCAGCTCGTCGGTCGCCAGCAGTTGCCATTTGCGCGGCCGGCAGCCGGCGACGACGGCCACCTTGTACCCGTTCTTTTCGAGGATGAGCGGTTCCGTGGCTTGGGCCAGGTTCTCGCCGGCGCCGAAGGTTTTGATTCCGGCCGCGTGCAAATATTTCAAGGTGGAATCCAGGCCGGGCTTGCCGAAATCCATCTGATGGTTGTTGGCCAGGCCGACGATCGTCACCCCTTCGTCCTGCAGTGCGGTCGCGACTTCCGGCGGTTGGCGGGGACGGCGCTTGGGGAAAATGCTTGGCGTTTCGGGATCGGTAATCGGGCTTTCCAGATTCGGGATGAAAAAATCGGTGTCCTTGATGACCGGTCGCACGTTGGCAAACGCGGCGTGATACCCGTTCTTTTCGATCCACGGATAGGATTGAACGGCCAGACCCAGACCCAGGTCGCCGGCGAAGGTGACGGTGAGAATCGTGGCGTCGTCGATGGGAGATTGATGGTCAGGTGAGCGACCACAGCCGGCGATGAACAGAATCATGCCGGTCAAAATAATCCGTCCGAGGCGCGACTGCCTTTTATTATTCCAATTCATAGAAAGAAAGATAGCACAATCGTAATTATTAATCCTGGGGAAAAAACAAACGACCGGCCGGCAACGCCGCGGCGGCGGTTGCTATTTTTTCAGCGGATAGAACAGGAACGCGACGAAGGCCAGCAGGGCGATGCCGCCGCTGGCGAAGGCGCACAGCTTGATGCCGGCGGGGTTGGCGACGGTGTTGCCGTAGTGTGTGAACAGCAAGCCCATGATCCACGGCGCCAGGCCGATCGGCAGCTTGCCGATCAGGCTTTCCATGCCGTTGTACATCGCCTCGCGCCGGTAGCCGGTGATCTTTTCGTCGTAGTCCATCACGTCGGCGAGGATCGTGCGCGGTACGACCAAAAACACCGACACGAACGGCGCGGCGAAAAACAGCACGACGCCCATGAAGAGCAGCGGCGGCACGCCGGGCAGGGCGCTGGAAAAATACAATAGGCCGATGACCACGCTCATCGCGAAGCAGCAAACGAGGTAGACGATCCGGCGCGGGTATTTGCCGGTGATCCAGTTGACCAGCGGCAGACAGAGCATGGCCAGCAGCATCAGGGCGCCCAGCAGCGCCCCTGCGATGCCCTCGGTCGAACCGGCGATGACCGTTGCCTGGTAGGGCAGCATGGCGATGATCAGCGTCGTGGAGGTGTTGACCGCGGCGACCGAGAGCAGGTAGGGCAGGAAGGCCGGGTTTTTCAGCGTCTGCCAACCGGACCGCCAGATGCTGTAAGGGATTTCCTTCTTTTCGTTGTAAGGCGTTTCGCGGATGTAACGCAGGGTGGGCAGATAGCCCAACAGGCAAAGCGCGCCGCCCAGCAGCCCGACCACCATGTAGGGGTTGAGCTTCAGGCCGAGGAAAAGCACGCCGCCGGCCAGCGCCGAAATCAGCGCGCCGGCCGCGAACGAAAGCAGCGTGCCGACGCCCTGGGTGACCGACATCAACGAACTGACGCTCATCCGGCCTTTTTCGGTCTGCCAGATCTCCGGCATGATCGCCAGAAACGGGTTCACCACCGCCGTGAACGAAAGAAAGTAAATTAGGACGGTACCGAACATCCAGGCGACGTTGAACGGCGACTCGCCGTGAACCGGCGGAAACCACAGCAGCACGAACGACAAGGCCAGCACCGGCGCGCCGAACAGGATGTACGGCAGGCGGCGGCCCCAGCGACTGCGGGTGCGGTCCGAAAAGTGGCCCACGGTCGGATCGGCCAGCGCCGAGGGGATATTGAGCAGGAACATCAAAAAACCGAAGGTCGCCGGGTTGATATAAGTGACGGCGCCGGAATCCGCGGGCGGGCAGTAATAGTACATCAGCCAGGCGCCCATGATGCCGGAAAGCAATCCCGAGGGAAACAAACCGAAGGAATAGGCGAATTGCGTTTTGAAACCCGGATCGCCGCCGGCGGCGGCCAGTTCTTTTTCGGTCATCGATGCGGCTCGTGGGTAAGGGTTTGCGAAACCGGATGCAACGATCGACTTGGTCTTTCTCTAATGAGTGATCGCGGCGGTTTCGTCAAGGGCGGGATGCGGCTTCCTCGTCGAACTCGGCGGCGCGCGTCGGAAAATTGTCGAACGGCAATCGTGGCGGCCGTTGGAGTAGCGTTGTCGCAACGCTGCGAAATCCGTCTGGTCGATCGGTGATCGTCAATTCATACCGGCTGTAGTCGAGGATCACAATCGGCATGGTTTTATTTTTTTTCGGCCAGACCCAATTGACGATCCGCTGATTCATCCGCCGGAAATTCCACTGCACTTTCAGGGTGTATTTGCCGGCAGGTAGACCCGCCAGCGGCAGGGTCAATCGATCCTCCGTCGAACCGAACGGCTCCAACACCCGTTTGTCGATGGTCTTGGCGGCGCGCCAGAACTCGTGCTTCAACAAAGGCTTTCCCTCTGCGTCGATGATCCCGCGGCTGCCTAAGATCGGCGCGGTCGGATCGACGAACCGATACGGATCCAGCCCTCCAAGATGGTAGACTTCATTTCCCGTCGCGTCCTGCAGGACGGCTTCCAACCAAATTTCCTGAACGTCGATCGGGCCGGAAGGAAAATTGTGCCCGACACGGACGTTGGTGGTTTTTGTCTTGATCTGCAGTGCGCCGTCCGCCTCGGTGTTCGCCGGGATATCGACGGCAAGGTCGATGATGGGCCCGCCGGCAAGAAAATAAACGCCAGTCTTGTACCGCCGGATTTCTTCCGGGGTGTACAGCGTCAAGGCGTTGGGTCTTCGGTTGGGATTTTTTCGGAATAGATAGAGGCGCGGATCGGCGAGGATCTGATAGCTGCCGAAACGCAAATCACCCGCCAGATAACGCGCCGACCATTGGTTGAAATCCATGACCGACAGTTTTTCGCTCTCGGGGATGTCGGCCGAAACGAGCAAATCCGTGTTGATGCCCATGATGCGATGGTCAAAAAATAGATAACCGTTTTCATCCATCTGAAAACGGGGCAGATGGCAATCGACACAGTTTTGGTGATCGGCCCAGGGCGATTTGCGCCATTGCTCGAACAAGGTATGCAAATGGAACGAATCGCCGCCACTTACTTCCTGGGGCACCGTCACCAGATGACAGGTTACGCAGTATTCGCCCGGTCGATACAAACCTTTCCGGCGATAATTTCGCAGATGGCGGCGGATATCCAGGTGCAGCGCCAGGTCATGCTGCCGGCGGGCTTCGGTTTTTTCCGGCGCGCCGTCATCCGGATAGGATTCGGGCTCCCGAACGGTATAGAGTCCATTGCCGCGAACCGCGTCGTAATCGGTGATTAAATGGCAAGCCTTGCAGGAAATGCCTTCGGGGTTGTTGATTTCGCCGCTGGCGTATTTCTGTTCGGTGTCGAGCGAGAAGGCGCCAACCGGATCGTGGCAATTGATGCAGGTGCGCACGTATTCGGTGCCTTCCATTTCGATGTAAACCTGAACGACCTTGCGGAAAAACTGGTTGTTCACCGCGAAACGGTGGGAAGAACCGCGCCATTGTTCGACTAACGTGTCATGACAACCGGTCCCGGAACAGGAAGCGGACTCCGTCAGGTGACGAGCGGCAAGCGGCCGAAGTTTTGGCACGTCTTGCTGTCGTTCGACGGTGCGATGAACCTGGGGATATTTCAAATCGGTTTCATCGCCGCGCCAGACATTTTTCAGGTAGAACAGCGAGCTGGTCAATGCCACGAACGCCGCCAATCCCAGCCAGACCCATTTTCCCTGGGAATGCGGCAGGTGGTGAATTTGCCGGATCAAGAACCAGGAGACGAGAAACGGCAGGGTCAAACCGTGGATTTTGTGATAGGTCAGCAGGAACGGTAGGCAACCCAGCGTAATGAACAACCCGGTCATCATGCATTGCAATAAAATGGCGTAATCAAGGAACCAGGAGCGCCATTTTTTCCGGTCAATTGGGCTCACCCCCATTTTTTTCAATTGGTAAGAGGTGAGGAACCAATCGAGGATCAGCATCAAGGTGGTCCAACCCAACAGCATCTCGCCGGTCAATGGCAACCAATTGCTGGCCAGGATTGACAGGTAAAGCGGGATTTTCAGGATCGTCGGCGGCCAACCGAGATGTCGCCGAAAACGTTGAAATGCCAGCAATACCAGAAGCAACTGATCCGCCATCCCGAAACCCATGTGGATCAGCACGAGCGAAAAATAAAGGTGGGTCGGCTGGTGAAAAAACAGCAACGAAAAACCGCTGAACATGGTCAACACAAGCAAACACAAAAACACCAGAATAAAAAAATTCACCCGCCCGCCAAAATGATAGGCGGTTCTGATGGTCAGTTGATTGATTTGGCGTTTAATGAAAAACGTGAATGAAAATTCGCGGCGGTGATGATGCATCGAAGTTGTAATCTTTTTTTTCTCACTGATAAGCCATTGTCCCGACTCGCTTAATATACGGTGAAAGCCTCTTCTTTTTCAAGTGATTCGCTTTGTGAAACGTGAAAATGCCGACGAATGTCGCCAGGCTCATTGACTTGATAACGCAACGTGTTACAAAGTTCGAATCTTTCATTTTTGGGAGGCCGTGATGGCGGAAGCGCTCGGTGGCTGGAAAAGATCGATCTATGGCGGGCAATTGCGCGCCGAACACGACGGGCAGACCCATACCCTGATGGGCTGGGTGCAGCGCCGCCGCGATCTGGGCGCCTTGATTTTCATTACCCTGCGCGACCGCGAAGGCCTCGTGCAGATCGTCTTCAATCCCGAACTCAACCCCGTGCTGCACGAAAAAGCCAAGGCCCTGCGGCCTGAATTTGTCGTCGCGATCAAAGGGCAGGTTCATCGCCGTCCGGAAGGCCAGGAAAACAAGGACATGGCCACCGGCGCGGTGGAAGTGACCGCCCTGGAGCTGAAGATCCTCAACGAGGCGCAGACCTCGCCGATTCCGATCGAGGACGAGATCGACACCAGCGAGGACGTGCGCCTGAAGTGGCGCTTCCTCGACCTACGCCGGCCGCGCGCGCAGAAGATCATCTTCCAGCGGCACCGGGCCTGCCAGATCGTCCGCCGCTACCTGAGCGAACAGGGCTTCATCGAGGTGGAAACCCCGGTGCTGGCCAAGACCACGCCCGAGGGCGCGCGCGACTACCTCGTGCCCAGCCGCGTGCATCCGGGCAAGTTCTACGCGCTGCCGCAAAGCCCGCAGCTCTTCAAGCAACTGTTGATGGTGTCGGGCTTCGACCGCTATTTCCAGATCGTCAAATGCTTCCGCGACGAGGATCTGCGCGCCGACCGGCAACCCGAATTCACCCAGATCGACATCGAAACCAGCTTTCTCGACCAGGACAGCCTGTTGCCGATCATGGAAAACCTGATGGCCGTGCTGCTGCGCGAGATGCGCGGCATCGAGCTGCGCCTGCCGTTCGATCGCCTGACCTTCGCCGAGGCCATGGCGCGCTACGGCTCCGACAAGCCCGACCGCCGGTTCGGCGCCGAGATTCACGACCTCGGCGGCCTGCTGAAAGGCTGCGAATTTTCCGTGTTCCAGAACGCCCTGGCCGCCGGCGGCGCGGTGCGCGGCATCGCCGTGACCGGCTCGTTCAGCCGCAAGCAGTCCGACGAATTGGCCGAGTTCGTGAAAATTTACGGCGCCAAGGGCCTGGTCGCGCTGAAAGTACAGGGCGGGCTGCTCGCCGGCGGCGCCGCCAAGTTCCTGACCGAGGACGCGCAGCGCGCGCTGATCGCCGAGTTCGGCGCGGCGGACGGCGACTCGATTTTCATCGTCGCCGACCGGCTGAAGGTCGTTGGCGACGCGCTGGGCGCCCTGCGGCTGCGTCTGGCCCAGGATCTGAAGCTGATCGACGAGAACCGCCACGATCTGTTCTGGGTCGTGGACTTTCCGTTGCTCGAATGGAACGAGGAGGATCAGCGTTTCTACGCGATGCATCACCCGTTCACCAGCCCCAAAGAGGAGGACCTCGCCTTGCTCGGAACCGATCCGGGCAGGGTCCGGGCAAATGCGTACGACATGGTGTGGAACGGGAATGAAATCGGCGGCGGCTCGATTCGTATTCACCGGGCCGAGGTGCAGAGCCAGATGTTCCGCGCCATCGGCATCGGCGAGGAGGAAGCGCGAAACAAATTCGGCTTCCTGCTCGAAGCCCTGTCGTACGGCACGCCGCCGCACGGCGGCCTCGCCTTCGGGCTGGACCGCATCATCATGCTGCTCACGGGTTCGACGTCGATCCGCGACGTGATCGCCTTCCCGAAAACGGCGAAGGCCGCGGACCTGATGACCGACTCGCCCAGCGAGGCCGGCCCGCAGCAATTGGACGAACTGCACATCGCGGTCAAAGAGAAAGGATAAACCGTCATGAGCCAATACGTTTATATAGCCGACGCCCACAAGCACGTCGGTGAAACCGTCACCTTCCGCGGCTGGCTGTACAACAAGCGCAGCTCCGGCAAACTGCATTTCCTGCAGGTGCGCGACGGCACCGAAACCGTGCAATGCGTCATGTTCAAGGGCGATTTCGACGAGGCGACC
This window contains:
- a CDS encoding MFS transporter, with amino-acid sequence MTEKELAAAGGDPGFKTQFAYSFGLFPSGLLSGIMGAWLMYYYCPPADSGAVTYINPATFGFLMFLLNIPSALADPTVGHFSDRTRSRWGRRLPYILFGAPVLALSFVLLWFPPVHGESPFNVAWMFGTVLIYFLSFTAVVNPFLAIMPEIWQTEKGRMSVSSLMSVTQGVGTLLSFAAGALISALAGGVLFLGLKLNPYMVVGLLGGALCLLGYLPTLRYIRETPYNEKKEIPYSIWRSGWQTLKNPAFLPYLLSVAAVNTSTTLIIAMLPYQATVIAGSTEGIAGALLGALMLLAMLCLPLVNWITGKYPRRIVYLVCCFAMSVVIGLLYFSSALPGVPPLLFMGVVLFFAAPFVSVFLVVPRTILADVMDYDEKITGYRREAMYNGMESLIGKLPIGLAPWIMGLLFTHYGNTVANPAGIKLCAFASGGIALLAFVAFLFYPLKK
- a CDS encoding CapA family protein; translated protein: MTGMILFIAGCGRSPDHQSPIDDATILTVTFAGDLGLGLAVQSYPWIEKNGYHAAFANVRPVIKDTDFFIPNLESPITDPETPSIFPKRRPRQPPEVATALQDEGVTIVGLANNHQMDFGKPGLDSTLKYLHAAGIKTFGAGENLAQATEPLILEKNGYKVAVVAGCRPRKWQLLATDELAGVAPLERKPWSKAIKKAKKKADFVVALPHWGECNKSKISDEEKKYAQITVDAGADLVIGHHPHIPQTMEIIRGVPVLYSIGNFIFHGIRQIELEKGPRNLRFDYSWVTKVEWTRRGLKSITIIPFFNNNLKTDFTPRPAEPKNARWLYERLLPEGYWEQTGNRAVIRFL
- the aspS gene encoding aspartate--tRNA ligase, translating into MAEALGGWKRSIYGGQLRAEHDGQTHTLMGWVQRRRDLGALIFITLRDREGLVQIVFNPELNPVLHEKAKALRPEFVVAIKGQVHRRPEGQENKDMATGAVEVTALELKILNEAQTSPIPIEDEIDTSEDVRLKWRFLDLRRPRAQKIIFQRHRACQIVRRYLSEQGFIEVETPVLAKTTPEGARDYLVPSRVHPGKFYALPQSPQLFKQLLMVSGFDRYFQIVKCFRDEDLRADRQPEFTQIDIETSFLDQDSLLPIMENLMAVLLREMRGIELRLPFDRLTFAEAMARYGSDKPDRRFGAEIHDLGGLLKGCEFSVFQNALAAGGAVRGIAVTGSFSRKQSDELAEFVKIYGAKGLVALKVQGGLLAGGAAKFLTEDAQRALIAEFGAADGDSIFIVADRLKVVGDALGALRLRLAQDLKLIDENRHDLFWVVDFPLLEWNEEDQRFYAMHHPFTSPKEEDLALLGTDPGRVRANAYDMVWNGNEIGGGSIRIHRAEVQSQMFRAIGIGEEEARNKFGFLLEALSYGTPPHGGLAFGLDRIIMLLTGSTSIRDVIAFPKTAKAADLMTDSPSEAGPQQLDELHIAVKEKG